ctaaatactaactttttgaGTACACTTCGTTCACATTGttcgaagtgcggtcaaatgcagtaCACTTTAATACCCGGATGATGTACTCAAAACGGCCCAAAAATGAGTGCGGGACCGAtgcacactttccacactcaacggccGCATCTTGGCTACgggcggaaggggcggagctaaaaACAGTCGGAAAAACTTTTCAATATTATGGCGGCCGAAGACGCGGACAGCGGGGACGGCAGAGATATACAAATGTAAGTTGacatgagtctttttgctatacctATAAATTTTATGTACCTGTATTGTATATTGTTAACCTTAcagtttttaatgatatttttatCGCGAATTATAACGTTAttggtaccgtaatttgacATGCTAGCAAgttaaccttagctagctaacagcggcagtttaaccatacaCGGCGATCATttctaagctaacgttacatgtgttgtagtacgTGGTTTATTGTGTTAAAACTATCGGCCCACTGGAGAAGATGTCAGCGTTAGATGTATATCTTGAAAATAGCTACACAAGCTGCAAGCGTTAGCGGTCATGTTAAAGTACGTTAATGTGTAAACAGTGGTGTTTCTGCCTGATCTGATTTATATCATCGTTGGACAGACGAGGACACGAGGTCCCTCATTTGTGGAGGACGGTGAACGCCTCCAGCTTCACAGGGAAGCGCAATGCAGCCCTGAATGGATACGAGTAAGTAAATGTACATCTCATCTTACTATTGTTACATCTGTGGAACTATATTTTAACATTGCTAGCTACACAAAATTGTATTTTCGTTAGGGCTTACATTGAAAGTCGAGGGCTGCAGGCTAGGGTTACCCCCGTTTTCTCAAGAAAAAGTGGAAAACCTCAAACAGAAATACAAGGTTGGTTAACTGTTAAATCATGTGAGTTAATCAGCCCATGTCTGGGAACATTCAATTTTAGTTGAGAAAAATGTAGTTGACGTTTGAAATTAACTGTATGTTTTCCGTTGTCTGTAGGATCTGAAGTGCCCCAGAACTGGGGTCAGCACTGAGGGGGGTGAGGCAACCGCTGCGTCCTGGAAGTGGTTTCCTCGATGGATGGAGGAGGCCATTGGGGCAGGCCGTCAGTTACACCGCCTGTCCTCATTGCCTCTCTTGCCAGGACGTGGCGGTTGTCGAGCCCCCCTCAGTGGTGACCCCAGAGAGGGACCTAGCCACGGCCTGTGCCACATCCACTCCGAAACGGAGGAGGGTGGATGTCGCACAGGCCCTCAAAGACCTCCAAGACAAGGAGGACAGTTTTGAGAGGGACATTGCGAATATGGAGGAaaaggcaagagagagagaggagagcggcaccgggaggcagtggagagagaggaagcaagagatgagagagaggagaggcggcatCGGGAAGCAGTGGAGAGGAGGaagcagagagatggagagaggagaggcggcatCGGGAGGCAgttgagagagaggagaggcattaaaagaaataagggAGAGGgatgacaggagagagagggaggtgagggacagagaggagaggagagcaggGAGGTAGTAATGAGGGAGGAGCGTTTTTTGTCTGTGCTCGAAgacttgtaaataaataaataataactatcTGATCTGTCTGTTATTACTGTTGCTAATAACTAATCTGTTATGGTGTATTCCAGTTGGTCGCAGCTGAATAGTATTGATGTCAGCCATGGTACACAACCTACTTCCTCATTGCTCACACGGGGAAATGTGTAGATACAGTCAGCTAATCCTTTATatcattacatttaaatgaaaacacatgcatttggattgcttaaatgttttttaaacagattaTAATACACAAATGAAACACGAACAGCAGAAcaacaatataataacaataatcaaCAAGAACAGCAAATAACAATATATTACAATAATCACATTTAGGCATAATTGTGGTCAGGCACCAGGCACATCATGGCCATCCTCTGCCTGTCCTCTGCTCCACAGATGGCCCCTTGAGGAGCGGGTTGGGGATGGTCCTCTGCTTCTCCCTCCACATCAGCTTCTGGCTCCAGCAGGTCCCCATTGGTCAGGCAGATGTTGTGCAGGACTGTGCAGCAGGCAATGACCTCCGGTACATAGAGGACATCCCCTCCAGCGCCTTCAAAAATATTGACCTCCATCTGGTCTTCAGGATGCCAAATGCCCTCTCCACAACACACTCGCTCTGGACAGGTGACTGTTGAAGCGGACCTGGAGGTGGTTGTGGACAGGCTGCCTATTAGGGCGTCATGAGGGCGATGGGTTGCCTGAGGCAGGGGTAGCCACCATCCCGATGAGGCAGAAACCAGGAGGAGGGTACCGGTGCTGGTAGTACAGGGGGCTGTTCTTTAAAACCCTCGCTGGGGGGGTCACACGGACGTGGCAGCCGTCGATGCTGCCCACAACCCTGTGGAAGGCTGCCGACCCGGCCAGCCGCGCAAATCCTGCTCCAATATGAGGAAAGTCCTCCTCTGTCGGAAGACGGACAAcctgggggaggagagagaggacttCCTGCTGGTCTTGTGGACAGCGCGATGCACAGTGGTCCTGGCATGGCAAAGGCCCTGGCTACCACGCGGTAGGAGGTACCATGGCCAGCCTAAAGAGGAAGACCAGGGCctcaatgacgggtccccagCCATGGTCAGGACCCCGTGCCGAGAATGGCCATAAGGGCGTGGAAGGATCCCCGAGAGAGTCGGAAGTCCCCCTCATGTGCTCTCCCCGTCAAAATACAGCGCCAGCAATGGCCCCGTATGGTTGAGCTGGCAGTACTGGGGGTCTGGAGCCTGGAGAAGTAACGCAGGAcgtcttttaaaataaaactggactgaatgtgttaaatgttatctgtttttactcttgtattgtcactgtaattAATAGATTCATAattaagtcatttatcaagtCACTAGTTCCAGCTTCTAAAATCCACACAGGGGAAATATCTGTACTACGGCAGCTCAAAGCAAATACATCAGTATAACAAGTAGAacaaaatgaattattattataataatgatggtaataaaacatttattctttAAGTTAACACGTCAGTTGGACATAATTTTAAGCACTCCACTTTTGCTGAAATAACTCATAATGGctagtttttggtgttttttataaattatttaagaGCAAAAGTATGAATATCAACATACCGGTATATTTTCCGTTAAAAGGAGGCGGATGATACGACGGCGGCGTCGCAATCCTCTCATTCTCGCAAAAAACAGAGGGCAGATACAAGCAACAATAACCACAATCACATTCATCTTGATGAACAGAGCAGAAGTGTATTTTTCGCGGGCGACAGTAGGTGGTGGGAATGCTCTCTTTCTGGGTGCAATTTACAatttcacagaagaagaaggaggaggaatgagctgttgtgatcgtcatttccggtaagtacATCAAGAAGTGCGCGACACTCAAAGTAAAATTTTACGCACTATCCAAGTAAGTACGTAGTGTACGAAGTGCACTTCCGttagtgcactaagggaagtgcgcgatttggaacacactatgggactccactacccgcaTCACTGGTACTTCACTACCCGCCATGTTTGGGACATCactgggactccactacccgccatcACTGGGACATCactgggactccactaccccccatcgagcacatccagaggaaacgctgtctgcatcaagcttgcagcatcctgaaggactcctcacccagcccacagactgttgtCTCTACTGCCCTCTGGCAGGCGTTTCAGATGCCTCCGGACAAGGACCAGCAGattaaagaacagttttttccccagagctgtctctttattgaactctaatcctcactgatcccactcccctcccccgcaatattataatgttcacctgcactgctgactgttactatagtaacaactgtttatatCTGATCTTGCACTACTTACCCTGACTGGTATTTCAATTTGCATGCTGACTGTTTATtcacagtaccaattgtttacatatacatctgcaataccgtactttaactgtaatataaaattactttccactgcactttaattcggatagcttctgcccaaactttatttgtactacctttaaatcattgttatacgtctcattttagcctaacttattatatctatctgtaaaaattctgtctataataatagccatctgtatatatattcatagtacatattcacctgtaaactctgtaaatcattagtatattatgttcattgtacatatacgtaccttggatcagggaggcgccaaaaatcaGAGTAGCAGCTGTcaccatggtcccgctacacgtcctgcgatgccatgttacatcctgctacgctctgcggtgcccagctacgtcctgctgggccttgtaacgctgcacagtgccctgctatgctacaaagaactactacaaacaaactactttttattttatttttatttatttattgtgactgttactgCCACCCTTCATTCtcaccccaaccggtcgtcagacaccgcctaccaagagcctgggtcttaccgaggtttctgcctaaaaggaagttttttctcgccactgttgctgctctggaggaaactactagaactgttgggtccttgtaaattctggattgtggtctagacctgttctatctgtaaagtgtcttgagataacgcttgttatgaattgatactataaataaaattgaattgaaaattgaattgaatatctgtcaaaattctatttatagtaaaatCCACCTggatattatattcagtacatatccagctgtgaatcttgctcacaatacttattatattttatattcataggacaaatctatctgtaaaattcggtttataatagtattcatttctatagtTATTCACTACTTacgtcaatgtcaatgtcatatttatttatatagcacatttccaaGGCTGAGGCCTACCAAagtactttacagtaaaaagcacaaaaaataaaataaaatgaaacagaTACAATAGAAGACACAGTAAATAACAATTACCAAGAAAATAGAATACAACATTCATCAAGGCGGCTCCCCTAAGCCCAAcgctatttaaataaataagtctTCAGCAGTGATTTAAAAGTGGACGAGCTTCTAGCAGCACAGCTGCAGGCAACGAGCTCCACAGAGCTGGAGCAGCCACTGGAAAGGCTCCATCACCTCTGGATCTCAGGTTGGATCTAGGAACCTCTAGGACCATCAGACTGGCTGAACGGAGGTCTCTGGAGGGCCTATGCAGCCTGACAAGGTCCTAAGGTACTCTGGGGCCAGCCCATTGATACATTTAACAGCAAATAGAAAAACCTTAAAATCAATCCCATACTTTACCGGAAGCCAGTGGAGCAACGAGAGCACCGAGTAACGTGCTCCCGCTTCCTCCTGCCACTGAGAAGACGAGCCGCTGCGTTCTGTACGAGCTGCAGACGATAAAGCTCAGACTTCCCAAGGCCTGTACACGAGGAGCTACAGTAATCCAGACCTGTACACGAGGAGCTACAGTAATCCAGACCTGTACACGAGGAGCTACAGTAATCCAGGCGAGAGgtaataaaaacagaatgaCTTTTTCTAGGTCAGCCTGTGTCAGATACGGTTTAAAGTTTGGTGATCAGTCTAAGCTAAAAAAAGCTAGCCTTAACCTCAGCACTGAGCTGCTTCTCTAGTTTAAAAGCACTATCAACAATCACTCCAAGATTCCTGGCATGGGATCCTAAGTGAGGAGCTAGTTGGCCAAGGGAGCTGTAAGAACCTGAACcaacttagacttagacttagacttagctttattaatccctttgggatgactcccgcaaggaaattaaagttaccagcatccgatacagcatatgaaggagaaataataagaatacaataaacacaaagtaatacaatgatgcacaggacaacacacagtacatgtggttaCATGAAGGGATTATTTGAGGTgactggggtggggggtgaagaaacacaaaaagaaggtCCCCGAGGCAGTCAGTTTGGAGGGGGGTAAGGATAGGGAcggggtgtgtatgtgagtatgtgtgtgtgtgtgtgtgtgtgtgtgtgtgtgtgtgtgtgataaggtGTGAGGCgtcagactgtctgtgttgttgttacagagagttcagttcagtttggcCTTGTCCTTGGAGAAAGacagcagaggaggagaggccaGCTGCAGGTTGTTTTCCCCGAACGGgtgaaggggtggggggtgggggggtgcaaAAAAGGACAGTTAGTTTAAATCCAATTTAGGTCGATTCGGTGGTGTTTGTCCGAATCTGTGTCCATCAAATTCTCTCATCCTCAGCGTCATCCATGCATCCaatttatgtattgtttttgacAGTTCCCCTATCTTCATTGTCAGTCCGGTGGGTTGCACAAAGCAGGTCCACTGACTGAGCCCCGatggcatccatccatctctgcgCTTCCACagcccggtctgagatgttatgAGACAGTTCACCGGTCTGATCAGCCCtctgatgtaaaaccttcagctCCTCGTCCAATAcattcaaacccttttttaattccccagacAGCATTGAGGCAAATTTAGTGGCTGCTGCCCTACCAATTTCACGATGATTCAGGAAGATTCCAAGTCCCATAAAAAAACCTCCCagcagaattccaattatccacaaATCTTCTACAGCTCCCACGTTCAGAACATCCAAGCAGACCGCTCGCCAATTCTCCCAAGAATCGCGAGCGTAGCCCGCAGCGTATGTTCCACCCGGTTGAAGCGCACTGGGTGAGAAAAACTTtccaatagcgctgagtgaccgcATGATCAATTCCATTTCGAAAGTttcccaggaaaacagcaggcaggtgggagagagaaagaaagtctcCACACAACAAAGTAGACAAAAATAGGAGATAGTAGGGGAGAGTAGGAGAGAGACTGCACTCGAGTATGTAAAAAAGAGCTAGAAAACcggagagctactggagaggcagccgtctTCCACAGCGCCTACATGACAACTCTGGACGCTCGAACAAGACAACCTCCGTTTTGTTCTCattaagttttaaaaagtttagGTCCATCCAAGTCTTACTATCGTTCATGCAGTTTATCACGGCCTGCAAAGATTCTTTAGCTGGAACCTTTAGCGGTAGATCCACCTGCACATCATCAGCAAAGCAGTGGAAGGAGATGCCATGTTTCCTGAAAACAGATCCCAATGGTAGCATATACAGGGAGAATAGCAGTGGACCCAAAACTGACCCCTGCGGTACCCCACAGGTCAGAGGGGCCACTGAGGATGAAAACTGTCCCATTTGTACTGAAATTGATCTGTCTGTTAAATACGACTCAAACCACTTAAGAACAGtcttatccatgtcctgcacttactgctattgcatttctggttagacccaaacggaatttcgttgccttgttcctgtgtaatgacaataaaactgtATCTAATCGAATCTAATCTAAACTGTTAAATACTCTTGCAGAAACTGTTAatacttctacagaaaccgttAATACTCCTACAGAAATTGCTAATACTCCCACAGAAACCAACTGTTAAtacccctgtgtgtgtgtgtgcgtgtgtgtgtgtgtttgtgtgtgtcagcagcaTCATTGTGAACAAAATGGACAGGAACCAAGACGGGTTTATCTCCGAAGAGGAGCTGAAGGATTGGATCAAATCCGTTCAGAAGAAACACATTTCCGACAGCGTGGAGCATCAGTGGAAAGACTTTGATCTGAACGGGGACGGTGTGATCAGCTGGGACGAGTACAAGAACGTCACATACGGGAGCTACCTGGGTACACAAACTCTGTAATAAGCCCTATCAAACAGCAGAGAGACTTTATCACTCTCTGATTCTCTGATTGGTTCTGTGATTGATTCCTctgctctctgattggtggGTTCTAACAGAAGACCCTCAGACGGACACAGAATATAACTACGATCAGATGATGTTGAGGGACGAGAGACGCTTCCGAGTCGCAGACACCAACGGAGACCTGATGGCAGACAAGCAGGAGTTCTCAGCTTTCCTTCATCCCGAAGACCACCAGCACATGAAGGACATCGTGGTGCAGGTGAGACAAAGACACAGGTACAGGTAGGGTGTTGGGTTTGGAAATgtagggtcgctggttcaagtcccagtacgCACCAAAGTACAGGGTGTGGACAGGTAGCTGgaaaggtgccagttcacctcctgggcgctGCCAGGttctcttgagcaaggcaccaaacccccgaCTGGTCggggcacctttccatgggcacCCCCCCcaatctgacatctctccactagtgcatgtataggacctgagcatgtgtgtgtggttcaggcctgtgtgtaataacagagtttaaattgtaatttctaataaaggatacattattaattattattattattaatattattattaatattattagatCAAACTGACGTAATAAGGAATGGCAGTGTTAAACATAAACTATGAACCAGCTGAACCCAGTCAAACAGAAACATGGTGCCAGGAGTATGTAGAGAGACTCTGAGCAAGACTGATGTCACTGACGTGATGTCACTGGCCTGACATGATGTCACTGATGTGATCTCACTGGACTGACATGATGTCACTGATGTGATCTCACTGGACTGACATGATGTCACTGATGTGATCTCACTGGACTGACATGATGTCACTGATGTGATCTCACTGGCCTGACATGATGTCACTGACGTGATGTCACTGGCCTGACACGATGTCACTGACGTGATGTCACTGATGTGATGTCACTGGCCTGACATGATGTCACTGACGTGATGTCACTGGCCTGACACGATGTCACTGATGTGATGTCACTGGCCTGACATGATGTCACTGACGTGATGTCACTGGCCTGACACGATGTCACTGATGTGATGTCGCTGACGGGATGTCAATGGCGTGATGTCACTGGCCTGACACGATGTCACTGGCGTGATGTCACTGGTGATGTCACTGACGGGATGTCACTGATGTGATGTCGCTGACGGGATGTCACTGACGTGATGTCACTGGCCTGATTTGATGTCATTGACGTGATGTCACTAATGTGATGTCATtgaagtgatgtcactgatgtGATGTCACTGAAATAACGCGATCTCAATGACATTAAGTCACTAATGTGACATAATTTTAAAGACATGATGTGATGtcaatgttttctctctttgttgaAGGAAACAATGGAAGACATTGACAAGAACGGAGACGGTTTCATTGACCTGAAGGAGTACATCGGTAAGAAGATCTCTAGATAGGACTAGTAGGACTAGTCCTTCCAGGTcggatccttccttggtaggactagtCCTTCCAGGTcggatccttccttggtaggactagtCCTTCCAGGTcggatccttccttggtaggactagtCCTTCCAGGTcggatccttccttggtaggactagtCCTTCCAGGTCAGGTCCTTCATTGGTAGGAATAGTCCTTCTAGGTcggatccttccttggtaggactagtCTTTCCAGGTCAGgtccttccttggtaggactagtCTACTGAGAGCTAACGTGTAAGGATTTCTAACTTGTACGGAGAGCTAACGTGTACAAAATCTAACACGTAAGGAGAGCTAACGCGTACAAAGAAATGACAGCAGAGTGGGTTGACTCTATTATAACATGTTTCTCTCCATCTGCAGGCGACATGTACACGTcagatggagaaggagaagaaccAGAGTGGGTCGCCACCGAGCGCCAGCAGTTCTCTGAGttcagagacaaaaacaacgACGGGAAGATGGACA
The Etheostoma spectabile isolate EspeVRDwgs_2016 unplaced genomic scaffold, UIUC_Espe_1.0 scaffold00003659, whole genome shotgun sequence DNA segment above includes these coding regions:
- the LOC116676707 gene encoding calumenin-A — encoded protein: MIQEDSKSHKKTSQQNSNYPQIFYSSHVQNIQADRSPILPRIASVARSKPTVNTPVCVCACVCVFVCVSSIIVNKMDRNQDGFISEEELKDWIKSVQKKHISDSVEHQWKDFDLNGDGVISWDEYKNVTYGSYLEDPQTDTEYNYDQMMLRDERRFRVADTNGDLMADKQEFSAFLHPEDHQHMKDIVVQETMEDIDKNGDGFIDLKEYIGDMYTSDGEGEEPEWVATERQQFSEFRDKNNDGKMDKEETLDWILPSDYDHAEAEAKHLMHEADANQDGKLTKKEILNKYDTFVGSQVTNFGEALLRHDEF